DNA sequence from the Vicia villosa cultivar HV-30 ecotype Madison, WI linkage group LG3, Vvil1.0, whole genome shotgun sequence genome:
AgatataaaacatttaaaattagTTTCAAACCTAAGTTGTTTTTAACTGCAATTGTTCCACGACCTTCTATAGCAATATGTGATCCATTACCGATTGTGACTTTGCCACTAAATTTGTCAAATTCTTTAAAAAGACTTCGATCATAAGTCATATACATTGAGCAACCACTGTCAATAATCCAAGGCTTTGACATTGCATGAAGTTGTgctttttcttgatgaaccatgccCATTTGCAAAAGTAtgcaaaatatataatattggaGAAACTTTATTCTAAACTTATATTCATAGCTCTATATATAGAGGTAAATTGTAGTATAAAAATCTATTTCAATATCATATCTTTAAAATCAAAACCAAATCTTAAGAAGATTcttataaaaatttcaaatataaTGATATTATAATAATATCATATCTTAatctaaaatataatatatatgaaaaaaatcttgtaaatatatttagatatattattttgtgCATTCACAACGGTGAAGTTTGTTTCCGTTTTCGTGGATTAATCTTTCTAAACCTTATTCAATTTGAAATCTTAGCTATTATTATCTTTGTTTGttattaattatgttattttaataaattattttcttttatatttaatacctttaaatattttattattttatttcactttttctttttacaataaGTGATTAGAGTTAGTTTagagaaatcaataattaatattatctgaaaaattaaaaattaaaggcaagaaaaaaaataaaaaaacccaaCACTTAAAAATGAtagaaaaatttcaaatttttttaacttttaagttGCAACACTAATAATTTGTGTGCTTGTTATGAGACAAACTCGTATGGTTGTTTATATTTCTAATTTTACACACGTCTAACTCTTCTCTAGTTGTTTTATGATATTTCGGCATGTATTTGATGAAACTTTTATGATTGATGAAATGATGTAATTTTGTTTTGCTAAATTAATTTACAATTGTGTTATGAGAAAACAAAATGGAATATCGAGTTCAATGGGGCAACGCTTAAATAACTCTTCCCGTTTTGAGTTTTCACAGTGTTTTAATTGTTTAATGGGGCAACGCTTAAATAACTAAACGGTTGAGGGCAAAGACCTCTCATTGAGCTTAACTGAATGGTCCAACCCATCACGGTCCATTCAGGCACAAAGCACAATCAAACAAAATCCATCAATAATTAGTCTTTAATAAATTTGaccataatataattaataataattaattatttcaatccatatttgattaattaaataattaatctaacagCAAAGACTGAGcctaaaaaaaatctatatttgTATTTAGGTCGTGCCTTCAAACAGTTATAAAAACAACATATTTAATGATTGCTCGTGATATACCTATGGAGGAAGGtatttttgattttgtttattccaAAACAGAGTGTGGCGGGGCTGGAGGTGGTTGGATGAAGTCTGCGACGTTTTTTTGGGGGGAGATGATCAGAGCACGACAGTTTCCAGCGGGCAGCGGGGGCTACCTTCGGCGGCGGTCGGTTCGATTCAAGATTTTTGGAAATCAGTTAATTTTCTCAATTCACATGTTTTTGGACTTTTCGATTCAATCCATGGGTCTATTTGCTAATGGATTGTGTTTAGGGAtttttttggtttggtttagttattataaatatttatctctTTTATGATTATAGTGTGACAATTTTAGTGCTTTAAAGCAAAAGAGACACGAGAAGATTTTAGAATTGCTAGAACTCACTTGTTCCAACCAATCAATGAAAGACCATGACATACTTCAATTGAACTCCAAACAATATTCTTTCAATAAAAAATTGATGAATCCATATCTTTCTTTTGGACACAAGGTCTGATTACCACTCAAGATTCAAATATATTTGAATCAAATGGAAGTTATAAACGTTTCAGTTTTTTAGCTGCCTAGCCAACTGACATCAAATGAGTAAGATTATGATGATAATATATTCTTAGCTTGTAATGACAATTTTTCAAATgcaattaataagtattataattatttttatttttattatttccccATAAAtaattatcttctttttttttttttcttgttttaaaatatgTGAAGAGACTAGTATATATCTATTTTTAGTAAGTAAATTCAGCTAAATTTAGATTGTAGCTTTTCTTGTTTGATAAATCAGTTATCAACGTGGTTTCTATGTCAAAGAAGTCACTTCCTAATGTCAATTAAAACAACTTTTCAACTAATGAAACAACTTAAAATAACATGGACCTCACGTACAATAACAGCAGACACATAGGTAATGATTCATgacaattcataaaaaaaaaagttgtttgtTAGCTAGAACCATGCAAGACAttcaaacaacaataacaaaaaaactAATATTCCTTCCTAtgctatataaataaaattaattgtcgTGAAAAAGAAACATCAGCATTAAGTCAGATATTAGAGAAACATACATTAATATTATAAATCATTTGCAGTAAATTTTTAAGTTGTTGACAAGAACAAAATATGGGTGACGAAAAGAGACACCATGAAGAAAGCAATTATGTTGACCTCAAACAAAAGGCTATTGATGATTGGCTTCCTATAACTGCTTCAAGAAAGGCCAAATGGTGGTATTCAGCTTTCCATAATCTAACCGCCATGGTTGGTGCTGGTGTTCTCAGCCTTCCATATGCTATGTCCCATATGGGCTGgtaaatatatatacacacactaattttgactatttatatatatttttttaaacaaagtatataattattaattcggTATAAAATAATAGGGGGCCTGGAGTTACGATTCTTATCCTATCCTGGGTGATTACATTGTACACGTTATGGCAAATGGTTGAGATGCATGAAATGATTCCAGGAAAGAGATTAGACCGGTATCATGAATTAGGGCAAGAAGCGTTTGGAGAGAAACTGGGTCTTTGGATTGTGGTTCCACAACAAGTCATTGTTGAAGCTGGCACATGTATTGTGTACATGGTCACCGGTGGGAAATCGTTGAAGAAAGCGCATGACACTCTTTGTCCGGATTGCACAAATATCAAAACCTCGTATTGGATTATTGTGTTTGCTTCAATTAACTTTGTTCTTGCCCAATGCCCTAACTTCAACTCCCTTTCTATCATATCTATGAGCGCGGCCGCTATGTCTTTGacgtaaataattaaatttttatttattagcttattatttattttaattatgtaatGTTGAAAttctatgtttggattgatataTCAGATACTCAACCATAGCATGGGCTGCTTCACTTAAAAAAGGGATAGTCCCAAATGTGGACTATGGACCTAAATCAACTAGCACTGCTGATGGTGTATTCAACTTCCTTTCCGCGTTGGGAGATGTAGCGTTTGCTTATGCAGGTCACAACGTGGTTCTAGAAATCCAAGCAACTATGCCATCGAGCCATGAAGTGCCTTCCAAGAAACCTATGTGGAAAGGGGTTATTTTTGCATACCTAGGAGTTGCATTCTGCTACTTCCCCGTCGCAATTATTGGATACTATATGTTTGGTAATTCTGTTGAGGATAACATCCTCATCACACTCGAAAAACCTGCTTGGCTCATCGCTACTGCTAACTTGTTTGTTGTTATCCATGTAATCGGAGGCTATCAGGCAAGTTCATTCAATTTAATTTAGTCGTTACAGTGTTATTTTTTTACCGGCCTCTATGtattataacttttttttataaacaacagGTATATGCAATGCCGGTATTTGATATGATTGAAACTGCCATGGTTAAGAAGCTACACTTTTCACCTTCTTTTGCACTTCGATTCTCAGTTCGCAGTATATATGTTGGTAAGTTGTATATGTTACTCGTTATAAGTATGCATTAGCGAAAATTTCATCCATTAATTCGTAGTTAAATTTTTACTCCTATTTTGCAGCATTGACAATGTTGATTGGCATATGCATCCCGTTCTTTGGTTCTCTGCTTGGATTTCTCGGAGGATTTGCATTTGCTCCAACAACTTACTTTGTAAGTAAAATCTTTTTTTCTAGAGAATGTTTCAAATTGGCAAACAAATATTAGTCATTTGGCATAGTTAGTGAAAAATGTGCACCAAAAaacatggttaaaaataatacatTACGCAATCAAAGTATGTATTAGTCGAATTTATCTTAATGTATCTATCATTCTCGCAGCTTCCTTGTATCATCTGGCTTAAACTCAAGAAACCCAAGAAATTCGGTTTGTCATGGACAATTAATGTGGTATGTTATTTACTACTTGAATGTTGAAAATAATAAACCATATACATCAACTTTTCAACTATTTTTTACAGAACTATTCTATATATTCGATTAGTACACTAACGAGGATTTAACTGGTtgtgttgtttatattttttttctatttcagatatgcatcatTCTCGGGGTCCTTATAATGGTATTATCCTCGATTGGTGCGTTGAGAAATATCATTGTACAAGCAAAGCACTACAAATTCTTCTCGTAGATTATTGAAACAAAATATTGACTTCTCTAAAGTACTAACAGAAAAATTACATGCAAGCCCAACACTATGTTGTACAAAACAAAAATTTACAAGGATTAAAATGATTATCACACCCTAGTAGTTTATATTATGGATGTAATTCAGTTGCTACTTGAACTGTAACAAAAACTTACATCAATAATATTGGTCGGTGGTTGACACATGAAGTTGTTTTTACCATATATTATTACTTGAAATGTAAAATGTGtactatatatttatattattaatattatacacAAAGATATATGAATAGAGTTAGAAAATAATCAATCCAAATCCAACTATTGAGATAGATGATGTTGATATAAAAGTGAAgaaaaatactccctccgttttttattataagtcgttttagacttttcacacagaaaaataataattgttgtatgaaaatgaaaaattattaaggcttttacaaaattatccttcattaatgacatgtggaagataaatttatataattgaaaggagagggaataataaatatttaaggatataataggaaaaatagcattaattattcattggaattgtaaagcgacttatatttaaatacaatttttttctccaaaatgacttataataaaaaacggagggagtaaagaATATAGATATTTAGTTTGAAACAAATAAGAACCATTTTATAATTTTAGTTCGAAATCTTCTTTCTCAATCGGAAGCTTCCGGTTGCCATCTCGTGATTTCTTCATTTTATTGCTTCGTGATCTTTATTtcgtgttgtcataccccaattttgtcCAATTCTTTACCATTATAGGATTTTTCGTTccatttcatttcaaatgaatgagATAGCACAACTGGTAAAAGGCTTGCACGGGGAATGTTTTGGATTCAAATCCTACTTTTCCCATTTTTTTCCCAGAAAACACAAACAACAGGTTCCAACTCCCCTTcccaataaaaatgcaaaaaaaaaatttaattttttttatttacatcAACTAATTTtccataataatataaaatttttaattttttcgtTTCTCATCTAGGTTATGAGTTATGAATATCACAAATGacgcttaattttttttatcatgtagTAAAATATCTTATACTAATTTTTATGATaacaatatttaaattatataaattgataTGATAGATTCAgataattcataaaaacaattataaaAGTATATTGTTTGAACCAACTAACATCgaattttattgatttaattgAATTTCTACTCGAACTAAAAACATATCCTACTCGAACACcatagtttggtttggtttgaattgtAGTTTTGTTGGAATTAACTGGAACCAATGAACACTCTAATGCCCTATTGAAGAATTTTTAGTGGATCTTGTTTAGTGTTTGGATTCATACAATCAGAATATTCACATAGTTACAAAATGCACTTTATCTCAGTGGTTAATTGAAGATCAAACGATTTTCATTACAcactaataaaattaattatgaaCGACTGAGACGTGACACGAGTAGCTTCCTCCGGTCGACGGCGGCAGTCCGACTTCTTTCCGGCTGCCGCATGTTTATGCTAGCCTTGTATAGTAAATAAATTGAGTTTTTGGGTTCTGAAatattttgatgaaaatactcATAGAAACATGGACGAAATTATCTGATGTGATTTATAATGACGTATGAATGGGTTAAGGGCACATACCAACAAAGTCAACATACTAAGCTTTAAGTTGACTTGACTAGATTATACACCACTAACTTGTagattttgtttgaaatttgcATCAACTAGCTACCAAGTGGGAAGACTTGGACTAAGCTGTTCAATTGAGTTTAgaatttgataaaatgaaaatgaCTGTTCTTGCACTGCATATGCAAATTTGGATATCAGATATGGTGGCAGTGGCTGCTTACTTTGGTTTCATAGCGTTGTGGACATGAGAAAACATCCAGACCAAGGACAAGAAATTTACATACGACTCGCATCTTCAGAATTTGGTATTTTTCGTTTCCTCTATAGACgcccttttcattttatttagtaAGCTTATATGCCTGCTTTTGACTGACATTTACTTCAATCTCAGATCATATAAAGAATAAGAGGAAGATGAAGCGTGTTGGAACTCTTGCAGGAGTTATTGCGTTCATTATAGGACTTAAGAATGTGTCATTTGTTAGATTCTACGCGAAGTAAATTACTAGAATGGATAAAGCGCTTGGAAATTATTGACGGGATTGCTCGGGGGCTGCTGTATCTCCATCAGGATTCTACGCTTAGAATCATACATAGAGATCTCAAAACTAGCAACATTCTTCTTGATATTGATATGACCCCAAAGATATCAGATTTTGGTTTAGCCAGATCATTTATGGGAGATCAAGCCGAGGCTAATACAAATAGAGTGATGGGAACATAGTAATTTTGAATAACTTATTTCAGTTTATGGCTTAAATAACTCTGTAGCATTTTGATCAACCCGAGGCTAGTATTGTATGTTGCGAGTACTGAAAAGCTATTTAAAACTTCAGCTCTAACTTCGATGTCTTTTCTTGCAGCGGATATATGCCTCCAGAATATGCAGTTCATGGATCTTTCTCAATAAAATCAGATGTTTTTAGCTTTGGAGTCGTAGTACTTGAGATAATTAGCAATAAGAAGAATCGTGGATTTTGTGACCCTCTACATGATCTAAACCTTCTTGGTCATGTAAGTTTTGAAGTTTATATGTTCCTCTATGTTATGACAATATTTATAGTTGCTTTATTTCTATATCTTTTTTGTCAATTATCACTATATATCTTTCTGtaactttgtttttgttttaggcATGGAGACTATGGATTGAAGATAGGCCACTGGAGTTGATGGATGAAATATTACATGATGCAGCCATATGTTcagaaataataaaatttattcatgTGGCTCTACTGTGTGTACAACAGAAACCAGAAAATAGGCCTAACATGTCGTCGGTAGTTTTTATGATAAAGGGTGGAAAGTTACTCTCGAAACCATGTAAACCCGGGTTCGAAGAGATTTTATAAGTAGCACAGGATCTTCTTCAAAAGGATGTTCAATAAACGAAGCATCGATCTCGTTAGAGGCCCGATAGAATGCCACTGTGACACTTACATGGCTGAAATACAGTTAGAATGTGCTCAAAATTTGGTTTTGGAAATTTGAAGATAGATTGAGCATAGAATATAATAGAATTTACCATTTTGATCTGATACTATTATTGTTGCATGTAATagaattttaagtgaaattttgaaTACATACATTAGCTACTGGTTAAGTTCCAATTGAACATGTGCTTACATTGTGATTTCTATCTAAATTCTCCTTTTTTTGTTAATGTTCATTTTGTCTCACGCATCATACGAAGGTCATTAGAAACGAACGATATGTCATAGACATATAATACAACAAAGATATACTTGCTCACACTAACCTTAAGGTATATGAATTGATAAACTTTGTTCCTTTAAATTCTAAAGATATGATCACTTTATCAAATTTCATATACCATTTTCTATAGAAGCTTGTTCCAGACCATAAATTGATATCTTCATCGTACAAACCAAAATCTTGTCATTACGAATGTGAAAATCTTCACGTTGTTGCATATATACTTCATCTATCAAATAACAATTTAGAATAGTATATATTCACCAACAACTAGATCAGACTCATCAATATTTAGAACAATATATATATGAGGGATAGGCCATTGTAAAATCTCTCAGCAATATGTAATAAGGTTCGAGGACATAGCTTAGTAAAAGCTCAACATTATTATTAGTGAAAATCTCAAGAAGTGGTTTGCTTCTTTGGGAGAAGATTAAGCCAATAGATCAGTCGAAACTATATAAATTTTGGTGCAATTTCTCTCAACTCTCTCTATTTACTCTCCATTGCATTTCTTTCTTACTATTTTCTGTTTTTACCTCTATTTTAACTATACTAACACATCTTGCTATTTTTAGTAATTAAACTTAAAGTAATCATAAATTTTAAGTGAGTTTTAGTTTACACCCCTTTGTTAAATCATGTATGCAGGAACGTGATATGCTGAAGATCATTAATCACCCCTTTTTCCATTTTTTCAGTGAGGATCAGAGGAAATGTCAACACCATTACCGCAGGACATCGATAGAGCGACATTTGTAACACCCAAGGCCGATGAGGGCGGGGAGTGGTTGCCGATGCACAAGGCATTGACGATGAGTAGTCCTGGCAACTTATAAGCAAAAAACCAAATtcacatcaaaatgagaggatCTTGAGATTGTGTAGGCATGGGTCTacatggttgaaggaagaccttataaagattgattggtactacctataccaacaagatgtatCTTCTTTTTGATAGCCTAACAGATAAGGACTCCATAGTTAAACATGCTTGAcatggagtagtatttggatgagTGACCTTCTAGGAAGTTTCTCGGAAAGCAAGTGAGTGAgcacaaagcatgctgaaaagacccgtgttggatTGTGAGATCAGTTGGTAATCCTGAAAGCAgtatggggcgttacaaatggtaccATAACATatctctcccagtacgatgtggtttaGGGACAAACCAAGCAAAAGCTAGTGGGCTTGTAACACCCGAGGCTAATGAGGGCGGGGAATGGTTGACAATGCACATGGTATTGACGGTGAGCAACTCCTGGCAACTTCTAAGCAAGAAACTGAATTCACATCTGAATGTGAGGGATCCTGAGACTGTGTAGGCATGGGGTctacatggttgaaggaaagcttataaggattgattagTACTACCTATATCAATAAGGTGCATATTCTTTTAGGTAGCCTAACAGATAAGAACGTCATATTTAAGCAtgtttgacttggagtagtactTGAATGGGTGAACTTCTCGGAAGTTTCTCGGAAAGcatgtgagtgaggacaaagcatgctgaaaagatccGTGTTGGTTTGTAGAGTTAGTCGTTAATCCTGAAAGCAGTATGGGGCGTTACAGCAGCTGCCGCTGGAGCTACTGAGACAGAGGCTTCTCAACTATGGACTATACGACATGCTCTGACCGTTTCTCATACGCCAAACTGCTAGAGTTCCTACTGATGCTAAGGAGCCTACTCTTATGGAGGAGATACAGGCCGAACTagtaaacaaaaataattatCATGGATTCAATATCTAACATTTCCacataatcataaaataaatataaaaataaaaataaaaacgaaCCCAACACCACATCATCAattttgttatttgaaataattaaaaaaagtttaagagaaatcattttctcaattttgttatttgaaataattaaaaaaagtttatgagaaatcattttctcaattttgttatttgaaataattaaaaaaagtttataagAAATCGTTTTCTTACCGCGCCAATTTTTTTTACAGTACATTTgttttctcaaaataaaaaaactacaTCATTCATTCTCGCTCCGAAGAACCTTACGGTGTTCGGTAAGAACGAGTAATGGCGCCACACGTTCTTCTCCCGCTCGGCTGCGGCCGCGGTTCCGTTTCTTTGTGTTAAGAAGAGAGCTAGCAGATTTAAGAAAAGGCCCAATTGGCTTAATGATTTCGTATGAACTCAAGAGGGGTGTCTTTAGTAAAAGTTTATTTAttaagtcttttatatttcttatGGGTTATTTAGGCTTTTGGCCCAATTAGAGAACAAACCCTACTATATAAGCATTGTATGTTACCTCCTTTGAATTaagaagaaaagttgttttatCTTATTGTCTCTTTATGCCATTTTAGATCTAGGGTTACCTAACACAATTCTATCATTGGtgctttctttctcttttctcttgcCCTCCCATGGCTCCCCCAAAACCCCCTAACCCTTCctctaaagaaattttagaagaaTCTTTGCAGATGTCTACCTTACAGCTTAGTAATGCAATGGCTGACACTCAAGAACAACTAGATGTAAGATTTGCTCAAGTCCATGAAGATATAGCACAGCAAGTGGGAAAAATTCATACAATgttagaaaatgaaaaaaatgtgGAAGATGATAGGTATGAAGCTCTTATGGCAGCCATTAGAAAAGTCACTATCCAACAAGGGAAGCAACCTGATACTGTTCCAGCAGCTGCACAATCAGGTGGCAGCAACTCAGGTACTACACAAATACCCTCTTCTTTGTCTTTTTCGTCACCTAGCCATACCCATATGATTACACCTACCCATTCCACCATATCTCATATACCCACCCCAAACCCATCCCTTTTCCGTTCTTCTCAGGCCCATGTCCATTCAACACCCCAAACCACTATTCCTACCCCTTTTCACCATACAACCATACCTAACCCTTTGAACTTTCATTCCGCTGCCATACCACATTTTCCCCTTACACCCAAAGCATACCTCATTCTGCCTTTACCCCTGTTCCGATTTTACACCCCCCTCATGTGTCCAACCCGAATGCATATCAGCAGCTTAACCATATCCCACCCTTACCCCCTTTTCGTTCCCCAAAACTTGAACTAGCCTTGTTTGATGGTTCCAATCCCTTGGAATGGCTATTTCAAGCGGatcaattttttagtttttacaaCCTCCCACCAGAAAATCGATTATCCCTTATTTCTTTTTATATGAAAGGAGATGCCTTGAGTTGGTTTAAATGGATGCATAACAATTTTTTGTTGACTGATTGGGGTTCTTTCACAAGAGCGTTAGAATTACGGTTTGGACCCTCAACTTTTGAGAATCATCAAGCTGAATTATGTAAGTTGAAGCAAA
Encoded proteins:
- the LOC131657164 gene encoding lysine histidine transporter 2-like, with protein sequence MVGAGVLSLPYAMSHMGWGPGVTILILSWVITLYTLWQMVEMHEMIPGKRLDRYHELGQEAFGEKLGLWIVVPQQVIVEAGTCIVYMVTGGKSLKKAHDTLCPDCTNIKTSYWIIVFASINFVLAQCPNFNSLSIISMSAAAMSLTYSTIAWAASLKKGIVPNVDYGPKSTSTADGVFNFLSALGDVAFAYAGHNVVLEIQATMPSSHEVPSKKPMWKGVIFAYLGVAFCYFPVAIIGYYMFGNSVEDNILITLEKPAWLIATANLFVVIHVIGGYQVYAMPVFDMIETAMVKKLHFSPSFALRFSVRSIYVALTMLIGICIPFFGSLLGFLGGFAFAPTTYFLPCIIWLKLKKPKKFGLSWTINVICIILGVLIMVLSSIGALRNIIVQAKHYKFFS
- the LOC131657165 gene encoding G-type lectin S-receptor-like serine/threonine-protein kinase SD1-1, with the translated sequence MPPEYAVHGSFSIKSDVFSFGVVVLEIISNKKNRGFCDPLHDLNLLGHAWRLWIEDRPLELMDEILHDAAICSEIIKFIHVALLCVQQKPENRPNMSSVVFMIKGGKLLSKPCKPGFEEIL